In Acetonema longum DSM 6540, one DNA window encodes the following:
- a CDS encoding Com family DNA-binding transcriptional regulator → MMAGCDRADERKRKEALPPIRCKHCSRLLCRGIAQTIEIKCPKCGTIQIIQGCEAVTAKCCVNGRPLL, encoded by the coding sequence ATGATGGCCGGTTGCGATCGGGCAGACGAAAGGAAACGAAAAGAAGCCTTGCCGCCTATACGTTGCAAGCATTGCAGCAGGCTGCTCTGCCGGGGTATTGCCCAGACCATTGAAATTAAATGCCCCAAATGCGGTACGATTCAAATAATACAAGGCTGCGAAGCCGTGACGGCTAAATGCTGCGTCAATGGCCGACCGCTTTTGTAG